One part of the Aquificaceae bacterium genome encodes these proteins:
- a CDS encoding cytochrome-c peroxidase → MKKLLLSAVMAGIVAGAGVYAQSKGKAQVPQPQDEDSKLLEQARQFFQPLPAVVDNPQNPITKEKVELGKMLYHDPRLSKSGLISCNTCHNLATYGVDNLPTSVGHGWAIGPRNAPTVYNAALHIAQFWDGRAKDVEEQALGPILNPIEMAMPSEKEVMERLRSIPEYVEMFKKAFPNEKEPLRYENIGKAIGAFERTLVTPSRFDEFLKGNTKALTAEEKKGLKLFMEVGCVACHSGPALGGNAFFKFGQFVDYWKATTPYVTLDKPTIPVDLGRFAVTHKEEDMFVFKSPSLRNIEKTYPYFHDGSVWRLEDAVKIMSETQLGRKLTDEETRQIVAFLKSLTGQIPKHALELPVLPTSTDRTPKPSAK, encoded by the coding sequence ATGAAGAAGCTGCTTCTGAGCGCTGTAATGGCGGGTATTGTTGCAGGCGCAGGTGTCTATGCCCAGAGCAAAGGGAAGGCTCAGGTTCCACAGCCGCAGGACGAGGATTCCAAACTTCTGGAGCAGGCAAGACAGTTCTTCCAGCCATTGCCCGCAGTTGTAGACAATCCTCAAAACCCTATAACCAAAGAAAAGGTGGAACTTGGTAAGATGCTCTACCATGACCCGAGACTTTCAAAAAGCGGTCTCATAAGCTGCAATACCTGCCATAATCTGGCAACCTATGGTGTAGATAATCTCCCCACATCCGTGGGACATGGTTGGGCAATAGGTCCGAGGAATGCGCCCACGGTGTACAACGCTGCCCTTCACATTGCACAGTTCTGGGACGGAAGGGCAAAGGATGTGGAAGAGCAGGCTCTCGGTCCCATACTCAACCCTATAGAGATGGCAATGCCTTCGGAAAAGGAAGTAATGGAAAGACTCAGGTCCATACCTGAATATGTGGAGATGTTCAAAAAGGCCTTCCCCAACGAAAAGGAGCCCCTCAGGTATGAAAACATAGGTAAGGCAATAGGTGCCTTTGAAAGAACGCTGGTAACACCCTCAAGATTTGATGAGTTTTTGAAGGGCAACACAAAAGCTCTCACTGCAGAGGAAAAGAAGGGATTAAAACTTTTCATGGAGGTGGGATGCGTTGCCTGTCATTCGGGACCGGCACTGGGCGGAAACGCCTTTTTTAAGTTTGGCCAGTTTGTGGATTACTGGAAAGCAACCACACCATACGTGACCCTTGATAAGCCTACCATACCCGTTGACCTCGGAAGGTTTGCTGTAACCCATAAGGAAGAGGATATGTTCGTGTTCAAGTCGCCTTCCCTCAGGAACATAGAAAAAACTTACCCTTACTTCCACGATGGAAGTGTATGGAGGCTTGAGGATGCAGTGAAAATCATGTCCGAAACCCAGCTGGGAAGAAAACTGACCGATGAAGAGACTCGCCAGATAGTAGCCTTTTTAAAGTCCCTTACTGGTCAGATACCCAAGCATGCCCTTGAGTTGCCAGTTCTGCCAACATCCACAGACAGAACTCCAAAACCTTCTGCAAAATAA
- the aroD gene encoding type I 3-dehydroquinate dehydratase, with product MLIAVPLSDRGFEENLKLCREKGADIVELRVDLFEKKDPQFVLDCINKVHRGGLKSILTVRSEREGGSRVENRLDIFKACSPYSDYTDIELSSQEVISQVRDTVKSAGKKLIISYHNFELTPANWILKEIFREARRWGADIVKVSVRANSYDDTARLLCLGKEEEGDKILIAMGEYGKVSRAAGFVFGSVISYAFVGAAVAPGQLTLEDAVRLRSLLL from the coding sequence ATGCTCATAGCTGTCCCTCTCTCCGACAGGGGCTTTGAAGAAAATCTGAAACTTTGCAGAGAAAAAGGTGCGGACATAGTGGAGCTGAGGGTAGACCTTTTTGAAAAGAAAGACCCTCAGTTTGTGCTGGATTGTATAAATAAGGTTCATAGGGGTGGTCTTAAAAGCATACTTACAGTCAGAAGTGAAAGAGAAGGAGGCTCAAGAGTTGAAAACAGGCTTGATATATTCAAAGCATGCTCACCTTACAGCGACTACACAGACATAGAGCTTTCCTCTCAGGAAGTGATATCTCAGGTCAGAGACACGGTAAAGTCCGCAGGTAAAAAACTCATAATCTCCTACCACAACTTTGAGCTCACACCTGCCAACTGGATACTGAAAGAAATTTTCAGAGAGGCAAGAAGGTGGGGTGCAGATATTGTGAAAGTCTCCGTCAGAGCCAACTCCTATGACGATACAGCAAGACTTCTCTGTCTTGGCAAGGAAGAGGAAGGAGACAAAATCCTTATAGCCATGGGTGAATACGGTAAAGTTTCAAGGGCTGCAGGTTTTGTGTTCGGCTCTGTCATAAGTTATGCCTTTGTGGGTGCTGCAGTGGCACCGGGGCAGTTAACTCTTGAAGATGCGGTAAGGCTGAGAAGTCTGCTTTTATGA
- a CDS encoding argininosuccinate synthase gives MAKRVILAYSGGLDTSVIVRWLTDRGYEVITYTADVGQGEELSEIPHKAKASGAVEAIVEDLKEEFAREYCLPTLRALALYEGKYPLTASLSRPLIAKKLVEYAEKFGADYVAHGSTGKGNDQVRFEASSWALNPDLEVLAPVREWEFRSREEEVEYALKHNIPVKATKEKPYSIDKNLWGISIECGPLEDPWTEPPEDAFEWTISPEKAPQDPKYVEIDFENGVPIGLNGERFERLSELIIRLNAIAGGHGVGRIDMVENRLVGIKSREVYEAPGALVLYEAYRDLLSLVLDRFTFHYFLNHVPHEYAKVVYEGLWFSPLREALDAFTERIARYATGRVRLKLYKGSLRVVGRSSPNSLYVEDLATYSEKDAFDHRAGANFTKVFGLPLKVLGRRVRKK, from the coding sequence ATGGCTAAAAGAGTAATTCTCGCCTACTCTGGTGGACTTGACACTTCTGTAATAGTTCGCTGGCTCACGGACAGAGGCTACGAGGTAATAACTTACACTGCAGATGTGGGTCAGGGAGAGGAACTTTCCGAAATACCTCACAAGGCAAAAGCCTCTGGGGCGGTTGAAGCTATAGTAGAAGACCTCAAGGAAGAGTTTGCAAGAGAATACTGTCTTCCAACACTCAGAGCACTTGCCCTCTACGAAGGAAAGTATCCTCTTACCGCAAGCCTTTCAAGACCACTAATAGCAAAAAAGCTGGTGGAATATGCAGAAAAGTTTGGGGCAGACTATGTGGCACATGGCTCCACTGGTAAGGGGAACGACCAGGTAAGGTTTGAAGCCTCCAGTTGGGCTCTGAACCCGGACCTTGAGGTGCTTGCACCGGTTAGAGAATGGGAGTTCCGTTCAAGGGAAGAGGAGGTAGAATATGCCCTCAAACACAACATACCGGTAAAGGCTACAAAGGAAAAACCCTACTCCATAGACAAGAATCTCTGGGGTATTTCCATAGAATGCGGACCCCTGGAAGACCCGTGGACAGAACCTCCAGAGGATGCCTTTGAATGGACCATATCTCCAGAAAAGGCTCCCCAGGACCCGAAGTATGTGGAGATAGATTTTGAAAATGGTGTGCCCATCGGGCTAAATGGAGAGAGATTTGAAAGGCTAAGTGAGCTGATAATCAGGCTTAACGCAATCGCCGGGGGGCACGGAGTTGGTCGCATAGACATGGTGGAAAACAGGCTTGTTGGTATAAAAAGCAGAGAGGTTTACGAAGCTCCCGGTGCGTTAGTTCTCTACGAAGCTTACAGAGACCTTCTTTCCCTTGTGCTTGACCGTTTTACCTTCCATTACTTTTTAAATCACGTGCCTCACGAATATGCAAAGGTAGTATACGAAGGGCTCTGGTTTTCACCCCTCAGGGAAGCACTGGATGCCTTTACAGAAAGAATCGCAAGGTATGCAACGGGCAGAGTAAGGCTGAAGCTTTACAAGGGTAGCCTTCGCGTTGTGGGCAGAAGCTCACCCAACAGCCTCTATGTGGAAGACCTCGCCACCTACTCAGAAAAGGACGCCTTTGACCACAGAGCCGGTGCAAACTTCACAAAGGTCTTTGGTCTGCCTCTGAAGGTGCTGGGAAGAAGAGTAAGAAAGAAATGA
- a CDS encoding acyl-CoA dehydratase activase-related protein — MGIPRFLNVWGTHQFWVGFFNALGVGKIVFSSETSEEQYREYGKGRITMDSCYPVKALAGHMGELLHRDINLLFVPMIYSLPSFLKGHVVDTLSCTRVMMSVENLKAGFLREKDEFSQRGIKFVSPFVPFAEPEILPKYLWESLKEYIPGLSLEETAKAVKEGFKALDTFEGKMREKSLEIMKWCVKNKRPALLVLARPYHMDPGIGHEIDGEFQPYGYPVLWYNYLPLHDWLLDWLFGDEIRAGIIKSPFDISDVWTSSYSSNTNEIIWGAKFAARFPWITGVIRLSSYECGMDQPTFTPVQKIVESSGTLFFKFGELDETKPAGSVKIRVETIVYYLEKYSQEIVRKKLIRLKPVPSELLT, encoded by the coding sequence GTGGGTATTCCCAGATTTCTCAATGTCTGGGGAACCCATCAGTTCTGGGTGGGCTTTTTCAACGCCTTAGGTGTGGGTAAGATAGTTTTCAGCTCTGAAACCTCAGAGGAACAATACAGGGAATACGGCAAGGGCAGGATAACCATGGACTCCTGCTACCCGGTGAAAGCTCTGGCTGGACATATGGGCGAGCTTCTTCACAGGGACATAAACCTTCTCTTTGTCCCCATGATTTACTCTCTGCCTTCCTTTCTAAAGGGCCATGTGGTTGATACTCTATCCTGCACGCGCGTTATGATGAGCGTGGAGAACCTCAAGGCTGGTTTTCTGAGGGAAAAGGATGAGTTTTCCCAGAGAGGTATAAAGTTTGTCTCACCCTTTGTTCCCTTTGCGGAGCCTGAAATTCTTCCCAAGTATCTCTGGGAATCCCTCAAAGAATATATACCAGGGCTGTCCCTCGAAGAGACGGCAAAGGCTGTGAAAGAGGGTTTTAAAGCTCTCGATACCTTTGAGGGAAAAATGAGGGAGAAGAGCCTTGAGATAATGAAATGGTGCGTGAAAAACAAAAGGCCTGCTCTTCTTGTGCTTGCCAGACCATATCACATGGACCCTGGAATAGGGCATGAAATAGACGGAGAGTTCCAGCCCTACGGATATCCAGTGCTTTGGTACAACTACCTCCCCCTCCATGACTGGCTTCTTGACTGGCTTTTTGGAGACGAGATAAGGGCAGGCATTATAAAAAGCCCCTTTGACATCTCTGACGTATGGACATCCTCATACAGCTCCAACACCAACGAGATAATATGGGGTGCCAAGTTTGCCGCCAGGTTTCCCTGGATTACCGGGGTTATAAGACTCTCAAGCTACGAGTGCGGTATGGACCAGCCCACTTTCACACCCGTTCAGAAAATAGTGGAAAGTTCTGGAACCCTCTTTTTCAAGTTTGGTGAGCTGGACGAGACCAAACCAGCAGGTAGCGTAAAGATAAGGGTGGAGACAATAGTTTACTATCTGGAGAAGTATTCTCAGGAGATAGTAAGGAAAAAGCTTATCAGGCTTAAGCCTGTCCCCTCAGAACTTCTGACCTAA
- a CDS encoding Uma2 family endonuclease — protein sequence MGLAEKYPVRYTVEDWKSWQGDWELVEGIPYAMASPRPINQVLLSRLVQLLGNLLDKECSECFVAVELDWYVSYDTAIRPDLMLLCGKIPERVERAPEMVVEIVSPSSRQMDEGLKFELYERGGVKYFVLVYPDEKTVKVFELMEGRYGEKSDRGFRFGKCEIDINFDKVFQML from the coding sequence ATGGGTCTGGCTGAAAAGTATCCAGTGAGATATACAGTAGAAGACTGGAAAAGCTGGCAGGGAGACTGGGAGCTTGTTGAGGGCATCCCCTACGCCATGGCTTCGCCAAGACCGATTAATCAGGTTCTACTCTCAAGGCTTGTGCAACTGCTCGGTAATCTGCTTGATAAGGAATGCTCAGAGTGCTTTGTTGCTGTGGAGCTTGACTGGTATGTATCTTATGACACAGCAATAAGACCAGACCTTATGTTGTTGTGCGGGAAAATTCCTGAGAGAGTGGAAAGAGCTCCAGAAATGGTTGTTGAAATAGTTTCACCTTCCAGTAGGCAGATGGACGAAGGGCTAAAGTTTGAACTCTATGAAAGGGGAGGTGTGAAGTATTTTGTGCTTGTCTATCCCGATGAAAAAACTGTGAAGGTTTTTGAGCTTATGGAAGGCAGGTATGGAGAAAAGTCTGACAGAGGGTTCAGATTTGGCAAGTGTGAGATAGATATCAACTTTGATAAGGTCTTCCAGATGTTATAA
- a CDS encoding BadF/BadG/BcrA/BcrD ATPase family protein, with product MLLLGIDVGSTTCKYVLTDKEGNILDRAYERHNTKQAEKVLEFLLRLEGSFGLKPGRDRVYITGSGGGFLGELMGARFVQEVVAVATAVERLHPDVRFVSEIGGEDMKTIFIKEQEGKKNRQVYMQNVCAGGTGTFVEKSARKLGIQPEVLSQMGYEGYTLHRISSKCGIFAEADVNSLVKAGVPTEEIIASLFEAVVYQNLSQLTKGNTPLPKVLLLGGPNLFFRGLQEAWRVHLQKLWKERGVGDFSREEMEELVFVPENSLYYAALGCIFTALEEEGEVYRGKEKLLWWVEEGQYEQKLKEGKGGLASSAEELLEFKKKYSYVVENKIVPKRVEEVIIGCDFGSTTAKAVCITPEKEIVFSCYSLSKGNPIEDAKEIFRQIKEYLGSGRVLALGLTGYGKDLLKDVLGADVAVVETVAHATAGLHFFPDADCICDVGGVDVKIMLLRNGSVVDFRLNSQCSSGNGAFLQGVAERFSIPLSEIADRAFSAKAMPGFTMGCGVFLQSDIVNQQRKGWKAEEILAGLCYVLPLNVWVYAGNINNLAHVGRKFILQGGTHRNLAVVKSQIDFIKSKVPEAEVYVHPYSGEAGAIGAALVALEYYQKHGNTSFRGFDKVEKLTYRASTSKETVCNWCPVNCQRSFIDVYIGEGEGRPWSKVPLQPGWVRLIVNNACPKGLVEDERELKVVKEKMERVKNEFPNIADLVKKEAFRVPRGQKVH from the coding sequence ATGCTTTTGCTTGGAATAGATGTGGGTAGCACCACTTGCAAGTATGTGCTGACTGACAAAGAAGGCAACATACTTGACAGAGCCTATGAGAGGCACAACACAAAGCAGGCTGAAAAGGTTCTTGAGTTCCTGCTCAGACTTGAGGGGAGTTTTGGTTTAAAACCCGGGAGGGACAGGGTCTATATTACCGGTTCAGGTGGTGGCTTTTTAGGAGAGCTCATGGGTGCCCGCTTTGTGCAGGAGGTGGTTGCGGTTGCCACCGCGGTGGAAAGGCTCCATCCTGATGTGAGGTTTGTAAGCGAGATAGGTGGGGAGGATATGAAGACCATATTCATAAAGGAACAGGAGGGAAAGAAGAACAGACAGGTTTACATGCAGAATGTGTGTGCGGGTGGAACGGGAACTTTTGTAGAAAAGTCTGCCAGAAAGCTGGGCATTCAGCCTGAAGTCCTATCACAGATGGGCTACGAGGGTTATACCCTTCACAGGATAAGCTCCAAGTGCGGCATATTTGCGGAGGCGGATGTGAACTCTCTCGTCAAGGCAGGCGTTCCCACAGAAGAGATAATAGCCTCCCTTTTTGAAGCAGTTGTTTACCAGAATCTTTCCCAGCTTACCAAGGGGAACACACCTCTTCCAAAGGTTCTTCTGCTGGGAGGTCCAAACCTATTTTTCAGAGGTCTTCAGGAGGCATGGAGGGTGCATCTTCAAAAGCTGTGGAAGGAAAGAGGTGTGGGAGACTTCAGCAGGGAGGAGATGGAAGAGCTTGTTTTTGTGCCCGAAAATTCCCTCTATTATGCTGCTCTGGGATGTATTTTTACAGCTCTTGAGGAGGAAGGAGAAGTTTATAGAGGCAAGGAAAAACTTCTCTGGTGGGTAGAAGAGGGCCAGTATGAACAAAAGCTCAAGGAGGGCAAAGGAGGGCTTGCCTCCTCTGCAGAGGAGCTTCTCGAGTTCAAGAAAAAATATTCCTATGTGGTGGAGAACAAGATTGTGCCAAAGCGGGTGGAGGAAGTCATAATAGGCTGTGACTTTGGCTCTACCACTGCAAAGGCGGTCTGTATCACACCTGAGAAGGAGATAGTCTTTTCCTGCTATAGCCTGAGTAAAGGAAACCCCATAGAGGATGCAAAGGAGATATTCAGACAGATAAAGGAATATCTTGGTAGTGGCAGGGTGCTTGCCCTTGGACTTACGGGATACGGTAAAGACCTTTTAAAGGATGTGCTGGGTGCGGATGTGGCAGTGGTGGAGACGGTTGCACATGCCACTGCAGGGCTTCACTTCTTCCCAGATGCAGACTGCATATGCGATGTGGGTGGGGTTGATGTGAAAATCATGCTCCTGCGTAATGGTTCTGTTGTGGATTTCAGGCTCAACTCCCAGTGCTCTTCTGGAAACGGTGCCTTCCTGCAGGGCGTGGCGGAGAGGTTCAGCATTCCCCTTTCAGAGATAGCGGACAGGGCCTTTTCTGCAAAGGCCATGCCTGGCTTTACCATGGGATGCGGTGTATTCCTTCAGAGCGATATAGTAAATCAGCAGAGGAAGGGTTGGAAGGCGGAGGAAATTCTGGCAGGACTCTGTTATGTGCTTCCCCTGAACGTGTGGGTCTACGCGGGCAACATAAACAATCTGGCGCATGTTGGTAGAAAGTTTATCCTTCAGGGCGGCACACACAGAAACCTTGCAGTGGTAAAATCCCAGATAGACTTTATAAAGTCAAAGGTGCCAGAAGCGGAAGTCTATGTGCATCCCTACTCCGGTGAGGCGGGAGCCATAGGCGCAGCCCTTGTTGCCCTTGAATATTACCAGAAACATGGAAATACCTCCTTCAGAGGCTTTGACAAGGTAGAAAAACTCACATACAGGGCAAGCACATCAAAGGAGACAGTTTGCAACTGGTGTCCTGTTAACTGCCAGAGGAGCTTTATAGATGTCTACATCGGTGAGGGTGAGGGAAGACCATGGAGCAAAGTGCCACTTCAGCCCGGCTGGGTAAGGCTCATAGTCAACAACGCTTGCCCCAAAGGGCTAGTGGAGGACGAAAGAGAGCTCAAAGTAGTAAAGGAAAAAATGGAGAGGGTAAAAAATGAGTTTCCTAACATCGCTGACCTTGTTAAGAAGGAGGCCTTCAGGGTTCCGAGAGGACAGAAAGTCCATTAA